One window of Perca flavescens isolate YP-PL-M2 chromosome 6, PFLA_1.0, whole genome shotgun sequence genomic DNA carries:
- the ddr1 gene encoding epithelial discoidin domain-containing receptor 1 isoform X2: MYAWGHHCVPGQVTRCVAAVMALPTLRLFPVTVVTVLVALVSSSGDHEWHFNPAQCRYALGMEDGTIPDSDITASSAWSDSTEAKHGRLSTGEGDGAWCPAGAVFPSGSEYLQVDLHKLHFLALVGTQGRHADGHGQEFARSYRLRYSRDGVKWITWKDRWGQEVVSGNENTYDVVLKDLGPPIVARMVRFYPLADRVMSVCLRVELYGCVWNDGLKAYTAPVGHIMHLSGISGMPVYLNDSTYDGSTEQGMQFGGLGQLCDGVLGGDDFIQTKELRVWPGYDYLGWSREALGQGSVDVEFHFEKPRVFHNMQVHSNNRHTQGVRVFSKVECLFKPGILQPWSPELTLPVPLEDLKDPSSRPISLPLGGRPAQILRCKFYFADRWLLISEISFLSEPFEQDVTEIDSFPTNLPKIPTTTSSPRPVNQTSSSPTLSHSSSNATAGPSDAEFGANTPRAGLPVAKDDSSNTAILIGCLVGIILLLLAVIAVILWRQYWKKILGKAQGSLSSNELRVHLSVPSDNVVINNTHSYSSRYQRIHTFPDDRDHDREGEGEYQEPGALLRPRDHRDSTALLLNNPAYHLLLSDHRKGLRSLVVPSTAQEKSLNVPQACGLDMEKGFPLTQEEPPPYPGSPPYPSLSPPVSPPLPPSVPHYAEADIVSLQGVSGNNTYAVPALASSSPGADATPLPELPRQCLIFKEKLGEGQFGEVHLCEIENPQDLPNLEFPFNVRKGRPLLVAVKILRPDASKNARNDFLKEVKILSRLKDLNIIHLLGVCVSSDPLCMVTEYMECGDLNQYLSHRVLLDKTGPSHNTPTISYPALISMASQIASGMKFLSSLNFVHRDLATRNCLVGGERGESGEDQGGERHIKIADFGMSRNLYAGDYYRIQGRAVLPIRWMAWECILMGKFTTASDVWAFGVTLWEMLSVCQEQPYSNLTDEQVIDNAGEFFRDQGRQVYLSRPAVCPQGLYELMLSCWYRDCKLRPPFDDIHSFLTEDAMNMV; this comes from the exons TTCCGGTCACTGTGGTCACAGTCCTGGTGGCGCTGGTGTCGTCTTCAGGGGATCATGAGTGGCACTTTAACCCAG CTCAGTGTCGTTACGCCTTGGGGATGGAGGATGGCACCATCCCAGACTCTGACATCACTGCCTCCAGCGCCTGGTCAGACTCCACTGAGGCCAAACATGGAAG GTTGAGTACTGGAGAGGGGGATGGAGCGTGGTGTCCTGCAGGAGCCGTTTTCCCCAGTGGATCAGAATACCTTCAG GTAGACCTGCACAAACTCCACTTCCTGGCTCTGGTTGGTACCCAGGGTCGTCATGCTGACGGACATGGGCAGGAGTTTGCTCGCAGTTATCGGCTCCGCTATTCCCGAGACGGAGTGAAATGGATCACCTGGAAGGACCGCTGGGGCCAGGAA GTGGTGTCAGGGAATGAGAACACCTACGATGTTGTTCTGAAAGACCTGGGCCCTCCCATAGTGGCCCGCATGGTGCGCTTCTACCCCCTGGCTGACCGGGTTATGAGTGTTTGCCTTCGAGTGGAGCTCTATGGTTGTGTATGGAATG ATGGGTTGAAGGCTTACACCGCTCCAGTGGGTCACATCATGCACTTGTCTGGCATATCTGGCATGCCTGTCTATCTTAACGACTCCACCTACGATGGGAGCACTGAGCAAGG GATGCAGTTTGGAGGCTTGGGTCAGCTGTGTGACGGAGTCCTGGGAGGAGATGACTTCATACAAACTAAAGAGCTGAGGGTGTGGCCTGGGTATGACTACCTCGGTTGGAGCCGGGAAGCCCTTGGGCAAGGCAGCGTGGATGTTGAGTTCCACTTTGAGAAACCACGTGTCTTCCACAACATGCAG GTGCACAGCAACAACCGCCACACTCAGGGTGTGCGAGTCTTCAGCAAGGTAGAGTGTCTTTTTAAGCCTGGCATCCTCCAGCCCTGGTCCCCCGAACTCACTCTGCCTGTGCCACTTGAGGATCTGAAGGACCCTTCCTCACGACCCATCTCCCTCCCACTGGGTGGCCGGCCGGCTCAGATCCTTCGCTGCAAATTCTACTTTGCTGACCGCTGGCTCCTCATAAGCGAGATATCCTTCCTCTCTG AGCCGTTTGAGCAGGATGTCACGGAGATTGATTCATTTCCTACTAATCTTCCCAAGATCCCTACCACCACTTCCTCTCCTCGTCCTGTCAACCAAACCTCCTCCTCTCCCACGTTGAGCCACAGCTCCTCCAACGCTACCGCCGGCCCATCTG ATGCAGAATTTGGTGCAAACACTCCCAGGGCGGGGCTTCCTGTAGCCAAGGATGACAGCAGTAATACAGctattctgattggctgcctgGTGGGCATCATCCTTCTGCTGCTGGCTGTGATAGCGGTCATCTTGTGGAGGCAGTACTGGAAAAAGATACTGGGCAAG GCCCAGGGTAGTCTATCCAGTAACGAGCTACGGGTTCACCTGTCCGTCCCCTCGGACAACGTGGTCATCAACAACACTCACAGCTACTCAAGCCGCTACCAGCGCATCCACACTTTCCCTGACGACCGCGACCACGACAGAGAGGGTGAAGGAGAGTACCAAGAGCCCGGTGCTCTGCTACGACCAAGGGATCACAGAGACAGCACAG CCTTGCTGTTAAACAACCCAGCCTATCACCTGCTTCTGTCAGATCACAGAAAAGGCTTGAGGTCCCTAGTCGTCCCCAGCACCGCTCAGGAAAAGAGCCTCAATGTGCCCCAGG CCTGTGGTTTGGACATGGAGAAGGGTTTCCCCCTCACTCAAGAGGAACCTCCTCCCTACCCTGGCTCTCCTCCTTacccctccctgtctccccccGTGTCTCCCCCACTGCCTCCCAGTGTCCCTCATTACGCTGAGGCAGACATTGTGAGTCTGCAGGGTGTCAGCGGTAACAACACCTACGCCGTGCCCGCCTTGGCCTCCTCGAGCCCCGGGGCCGACGCCACCCCGCTGCCGGAGCTGCCGCGCCAGTGTCTCATCTTCAAGGAGAAGCTAGGAGAGGGACAGTTTGGAGAG GTGCACCTGTGTGAAATCGAGAACCCTCAAGACCTTCCCAACttggagttcccctttaatgtGAGAAAAGGTCGCCCTCTTCTGGTAGCCGTGAAGATACTGCGCCCGGATGCCTCCAAGAATGCCAG GAACGACTTCCTGAAAGAGGTGAAGATCCTGTCTCGCCTAAAGGACCTGAACATTATCCATCTGctaggagtgtgtgtgagcagtgATCCCCTCTGTATGGTCACGGAGTACATGGAATGTGGAGATTTGAACCAGTATCTGTCCCACAGAGTGCTTCTGGACAAAACAGGGCCTTCACACAACACTCCAACCATCAG TTACCCGGCACTCATCTCCATGGCCAGCCAGATTGCATCAGGCATGAAGTTCCTCTCTTCCCTTAACTTTGTGCACCGGGATCTGGCCACACGTAACTGTCTGGTTGGGGGTGAGAGGGGTGAGAGTGGAGAGGATCAGGGCGGTGAGCGTCACATCAAGATTGCTGACTTTGGCATGAGCAGGAACTTGTATGCTGGAGACTACTACAGGATCCAGGGCAGAGCTGTGCTGCCAATACGCTGGATGGCCTGGGAGTGTATACTCATG GGTAAGTTCACCACGGCCAGCGATGTGTGGGCGTTTGGGGTCACTCTGTGGGAGATGCTAAGCGTTTGTCAGGAGCAGCCGTACTCCAACCTCACAGATGAACAAGTCATCGACAACGCTGGGGAGTTCTTCagagaccagggcagacag gTGTATCTGAGCAGGCCGGCTGTGTGTCCTCAGGGTCTCTACGAGCTCATGTTGAGCTGCTGGTACAGAGACTGCAAGCTCCGCCCGCCCTTCGACGACATCCACTCCTTTCTTACCGAGGACGCCATGAACATGGTGTAA
- the ddr1 gene encoding epithelial discoidin domain-containing receptor 1 isoform X4 — protein sequence MYAWGHHCVPGQVTRCVAAVMALPTLRLFPVTVVTVLVALVSSSGDHEWHFNPAQCRYALGMEDGTIPDSDITASSAWSDSTEAKHGRLSTGEGDGAWCPAGAVFPSGSEYLQVDLHKLHFLALVGTQGRHADGHGQEFARSYRLRYSRDGVKWITWKDRWGQEVVSGNENTYDVVLKDLGPPIVARMVRFYPLADRVMSVCLRVELYGCVWNDGLKAYTAPVGHIMHLSGISGMPVYLNDSTYDGSTEQGMQFGGLGQLCDGVLGGDDFIQTKELRVWPGYDYLGWSREALGQGSVDVEFHFEKPRVFHNMQVHSNNRHTQGVRVFSKVECLFKPGILQPWSPELTLPVPLEDLKDPSSRPISLPLGGRPAQILRCKFYFADRWLLISEISFLSEPFEQDVTEIDSFPTNLPKIPTTTSSPRPVNQTSSSPTLSHSSSNATAGPSELPTNTSFMMDTTGNWTSDAEFGANTPRAGLPVAKDDSSNTAILIGCLVGIILLLLAVIAVILWRQYWKKILGKAQGSLSSNELRVHLSVPSDNVVINNTHSYSSRYQRIHTFPDDRDHDREGEGEYQEPGALLRPRDHRDSTACGLDMEKGFPLTQEEPPPYPGSPPYPSLSPPVSPPLPPSVPHYAEADIVSLQGVSGNNTYAVPALASSSPGADATPLPELPRQCLIFKEKLGEGQFGEVHLCEIENPQDLPNLEFPFNVRKGRPLLVAVKILRPDASKNARNDFLKEVKILSRLKDLNIIHLLGVCVSSDPLCMVTEYMECGDLNQYLSHRVLLDKTGPSHNTPTISYPALISMASQIASGMKFLSSLNFVHRDLATRNCLVGGERGESGEDQGGERHIKIADFGMSRNLYAGDYYRIQGRAVLPIRWMAWECILMGKFTTASDVWAFGVTLWEMLSVCQEQPYSNLTDEQVIDNAGEFFRDQGRQVYLSRPAVCPQGLYELMLSCWYRDCKLRPPFDDIHSFLTEDAMNMV from the exons TTCCGGTCACTGTGGTCACAGTCCTGGTGGCGCTGGTGTCGTCTTCAGGGGATCATGAGTGGCACTTTAACCCAG CTCAGTGTCGTTACGCCTTGGGGATGGAGGATGGCACCATCCCAGACTCTGACATCACTGCCTCCAGCGCCTGGTCAGACTCCACTGAGGCCAAACATGGAAG GTTGAGTACTGGAGAGGGGGATGGAGCGTGGTGTCCTGCAGGAGCCGTTTTCCCCAGTGGATCAGAATACCTTCAG GTAGACCTGCACAAACTCCACTTCCTGGCTCTGGTTGGTACCCAGGGTCGTCATGCTGACGGACATGGGCAGGAGTTTGCTCGCAGTTATCGGCTCCGCTATTCCCGAGACGGAGTGAAATGGATCACCTGGAAGGACCGCTGGGGCCAGGAA GTGGTGTCAGGGAATGAGAACACCTACGATGTTGTTCTGAAAGACCTGGGCCCTCCCATAGTGGCCCGCATGGTGCGCTTCTACCCCCTGGCTGACCGGGTTATGAGTGTTTGCCTTCGAGTGGAGCTCTATGGTTGTGTATGGAATG ATGGGTTGAAGGCTTACACCGCTCCAGTGGGTCACATCATGCACTTGTCTGGCATATCTGGCATGCCTGTCTATCTTAACGACTCCACCTACGATGGGAGCACTGAGCAAGG GATGCAGTTTGGAGGCTTGGGTCAGCTGTGTGACGGAGTCCTGGGAGGAGATGACTTCATACAAACTAAAGAGCTGAGGGTGTGGCCTGGGTATGACTACCTCGGTTGGAGCCGGGAAGCCCTTGGGCAAGGCAGCGTGGATGTTGAGTTCCACTTTGAGAAACCACGTGTCTTCCACAACATGCAG GTGCACAGCAACAACCGCCACACTCAGGGTGTGCGAGTCTTCAGCAAGGTAGAGTGTCTTTTTAAGCCTGGCATCCTCCAGCCCTGGTCCCCCGAACTCACTCTGCCTGTGCCACTTGAGGATCTGAAGGACCCTTCCTCACGACCCATCTCCCTCCCACTGGGTGGCCGGCCGGCTCAGATCCTTCGCTGCAAATTCTACTTTGCTGACCGCTGGCTCCTCATAAGCGAGATATCCTTCCTCTCTG AGCCGTTTGAGCAGGATGTCACGGAGATTGATTCATTTCCTACTAATCTTCCCAAGATCCCTACCACCACTTCCTCTCCTCGTCCTGTCAACCAAACCTCCTCCTCTCCCACGTTGAGCCACAGCTCCTCCAACGCTACCGCCGGCCCATCTG AACTCCCCACCAACACCTCCTTCATGATGGACACCACTGGTAACTGGACGTCAG ATGCAGAATTTGGTGCAAACACTCCCAGGGCGGGGCTTCCTGTAGCCAAGGATGACAGCAGTAATACAGctattctgattggctgcctgGTGGGCATCATCCTTCTGCTGCTGGCTGTGATAGCGGTCATCTTGTGGAGGCAGTACTGGAAAAAGATACTGGGCAAG GCCCAGGGTAGTCTATCCAGTAACGAGCTACGGGTTCACCTGTCCGTCCCCTCGGACAACGTGGTCATCAACAACACTCACAGCTACTCAAGCCGCTACCAGCGCATCCACACTTTCCCTGACGACCGCGACCACGACAGAGAGGGTGAAGGAGAGTACCAAGAGCCCGGTGCTCTGCTACGACCAAGGGATCACAGAGACAGCACAG CCTGTGGTTTGGACATGGAGAAGGGTTTCCCCCTCACTCAAGAGGAACCTCCTCCCTACCCTGGCTCTCCTCCTTacccctccctgtctccccccGTGTCTCCCCCACTGCCTCCCAGTGTCCCTCATTACGCTGAGGCAGACATTGTGAGTCTGCAGGGTGTCAGCGGTAACAACACCTACGCCGTGCCCGCCTTGGCCTCCTCGAGCCCCGGGGCCGACGCCACCCCGCTGCCGGAGCTGCCGCGCCAGTGTCTCATCTTCAAGGAGAAGCTAGGAGAGGGACAGTTTGGAGAG GTGCACCTGTGTGAAATCGAGAACCCTCAAGACCTTCCCAACttggagttcccctttaatgtGAGAAAAGGTCGCCCTCTTCTGGTAGCCGTGAAGATACTGCGCCCGGATGCCTCCAAGAATGCCAG GAACGACTTCCTGAAAGAGGTGAAGATCCTGTCTCGCCTAAAGGACCTGAACATTATCCATCTGctaggagtgtgtgtgagcagtgATCCCCTCTGTATGGTCACGGAGTACATGGAATGTGGAGATTTGAACCAGTATCTGTCCCACAGAGTGCTTCTGGACAAAACAGGGCCTTCACACAACACTCCAACCATCAG TTACCCGGCACTCATCTCCATGGCCAGCCAGATTGCATCAGGCATGAAGTTCCTCTCTTCCCTTAACTTTGTGCACCGGGATCTGGCCACACGTAACTGTCTGGTTGGGGGTGAGAGGGGTGAGAGTGGAGAGGATCAGGGCGGTGAGCGTCACATCAAGATTGCTGACTTTGGCATGAGCAGGAACTTGTATGCTGGAGACTACTACAGGATCCAGGGCAGAGCTGTGCTGCCAATACGCTGGATGGCCTGGGAGTGTATACTCATG GGTAAGTTCACCACGGCCAGCGATGTGTGGGCGTTTGGGGTCACTCTGTGGGAGATGCTAAGCGTTTGTCAGGAGCAGCCGTACTCCAACCTCACAGATGAACAAGTCATCGACAACGCTGGGGAGTTCTTCagagaccagggcagacag gTGTATCTGAGCAGGCCGGCTGTGTGTCCTCAGGGTCTCTACGAGCTCATGTTGAGCTGCTGGTACAGAGACTGCAAGCTCCGCCCGCCCTTCGACGACATCCACTCCTTTCTTACCGAGGACGCCATGAACATGGTGTAA
- the ddr1 gene encoding epithelial discoidin domain-containing receptor 1 isoform X3, translating into MALPTLRLFPVTVVTVLVALVSSSGDHEWHFNPAQCRYALGMEDGTIPDSDITASSAWSDSTEAKHGRLSTGEGDGAWCPAGAVFPSGSEYLQVDLHKLHFLALVGTQGRHADGHGQEFARSYRLRYSRDGVKWITWKDRWGQEVVSGNENTYDVVLKDLGPPIVARMVRFYPLADRVMSVCLRVELYGCVWNDGLKAYTAPVGHIMHLSGISGMPVYLNDSTYDGSTEQGMQFGGLGQLCDGVLGGDDFIQTKELRVWPGYDYLGWSREALGQGSVDVEFHFEKPRVFHNMQVHSNNRHTQGVRVFSKVECLFKPGILQPWSPELTLPVPLEDLKDPSSRPISLPLGGRPAQILRCKFYFADRWLLISEISFLSEPFEQDVTEIDSFPTNLPKIPTTTSSPRPVNQTSSSPTLSHSSSNATAGPSELPTNTSFMMDTTGNWTSDAEFGANTPRAGLPVAKDDSSNTAILIGCLVGIILLLLAVIAVILWRQYWKKILGKAQGSLSSNELRVHLSVPSDNVVINNTHSYSSRYQRIHTFPDDRDHDREGEGEYQEPGALLRPRDHRDSTALLLNNPAYHLLLSDHRKGLRSLVVPSTAQEKSLNVPQACGLDMEKGFPLTQEEPPPYPGSPPYPSLSPPVSPPLPPSVPHYAEADIVSLQGVSGNNTYAVPALASSSPGADATPLPELPRQCLIFKEKLGEGQFGEVHLCEIENPQDLPNLEFPFNVRKGRPLLVAVKILRPDASKNARNDFLKEVKILSRLKDLNIIHLLGVCVSSDPLCMVTEYMECGDLNQYLSHRVLLDKTGPSHNTPTISYPALISMASQIASGMKFLSSLNFVHRDLATRNCLVGGERGESGEDQGGERHIKIADFGMSRNLYAGDYYRIQGRAVLPIRWMAWECILMGKFTTASDVWAFGVTLWEMLSVCQEQPYSNLTDEQVIDNAGEFFRDQGRQVYLSRPAVCPQGLYELMLSCWYRDCKLRPPFDDIHSFLTEDAMNMV; encoded by the exons TTCCGGTCACTGTGGTCACAGTCCTGGTGGCGCTGGTGTCGTCTTCAGGGGATCATGAGTGGCACTTTAACCCAG CTCAGTGTCGTTACGCCTTGGGGATGGAGGATGGCACCATCCCAGACTCTGACATCACTGCCTCCAGCGCCTGGTCAGACTCCACTGAGGCCAAACATGGAAG GTTGAGTACTGGAGAGGGGGATGGAGCGTGGTGTCCTGCAGGAGCCGTTTTCCCCAGTGGATCAGAATACCTTCAG GTAGACCTGCACAAACTCCACTTCCTGGCTCTGGTTGGTACCCAGGGTCGTCATGCTGACGGACATGGGCAGGAGTTTGCTCGCAGTTATCGGCTCCGCTATTCCCGAGACGGAGTGAAATGGATCACCTGGAAGGACCGCTGGGGCCAGGAA GTGGTGTCAGGGAATGAGAACACCTACGATGTTGTTCTGAAAGACCTGGGCCCTCCCATAGTGGCCCGCATGGTGCGCTTCTACCCCCTGGCTGACCGGGTTATGAGTGTTTGCCTTCGAGTGGAGCTCTATGGTTGTGTATGGAATG ATGGGTTGAAGGCTTACACCGCTCCAGTGGGTCACATCATGCACTTGTCTGGCATATCTGGCATGCCTGTCTATCTTAACGACTCCACCTACGATGGGAGCACTGAGCAAGG GATGCAGTTTGGAGGCTTGGGTCAGCTGTGTGACGGAGTCCTGGGAGGAGATGACTTCATACAAACTAAAGAGCTGAGGGTGTGGCCTGGGTATGACTACCTCGGTTGGAGCCGGGAAGCCCTTGGGCAAGGCAGCGTGGATGTTGAGTTCCACTTTGAGAAACCACGTGTCTTCCACAACATGCAG GTGCACAGCAACAACCGCCACACTCAGGGTGTGCGAGTCTTCAGCAAGGTAGAGTGTCTTTTTAAGCCTGGCATCCTCCAGCCCTGGTCCCCCGAACTCACTCTGCCTGTGCCACTTGAGGATCTGAAGGACCCTTCCTCACGACCCATCTCCCTCCCACTGGGTGGCCGGCCGGCTCAGATCCTTCGCTGCAAATTCTACTTTGCTGACCGCTGGCTCCTCATAAGCGAGATATCCTTCCTCTCTG AGCCGTTTGAGCAGGATGTCACGGAGATTGATTCATTTCCTACTAATCTTCCCAAGATCCCTACCACCACTTCCTCTCCTCGTCCTGTCAACCAAACCTCCTCCTCTCCCACGTTGAGCCACAGCTCCTCCAACGCTACCGCCGGCCCATCTG AACTCCCCACCAACACCTCCTTCATGATGGACACCACTGGTAACTGGACGTCAG ATGCAGAATTTGGTGCAAACACTCCCAGGGCGGGGCTTCCTGTAGCCAAGGATGACAGCAGTAATACAGctattctgattggctgcctgGTGGGCATCATCCTTCTGCTGCTGGCTGTGATAGCGGTCATCTTGTGGAGGCAGTACTGGAAAAAGATACTGGGCAAG GCCCAGGGTAGTCTATCCAGTAACGAGCTACGGGTTCACCTGTCCGTCCCCTCGGACAACGTGGTCATCAACAACACTCACAGCTACTCAAGCCGCTACCAGCGCATCCACACTTTCCCTGACGACCGCGACCACGACAGAGAGGGTGAAGGAGAGTACCAAGAGCCCGGTGCTCTGCTACGACCAAGGGATCACAGAGACAGCACAG CCTTGCTGTTAAACAACCCAGCCTATCACCTGCTTCTGTCAGATCACAGAAAAGGCTTGAGGTCCCTAGTCGTCCCCAGCACCGCTCAGGAAAAGAGCCTCAATGTGCCCCAGG CCTGTGGTTTGGACATGGAGAAGGGTTTCCCCCTCACTCAAGAGGAACCTCCTCCCTACCCTGGCTCTCCTCCTTacccctccctgtctccccccGTGTCTCCCCCACTGCCTCCCAGTGTCCCTCATTACGCTGAGGCAGACATTGTGAGTCTGCAGGGTGTCAGCGGTAACAACACCTACGCCGTGCCCGCCTTGGCCTCCTCGAGCCCCGGGGCCGACGCCACCCCGCTGCCGGAGCTGCCGCGCCAGTGTCTCATCTTCAAGGAGAAGCTAGGAGAGGGACAGTTTGGAGAG GTGCACCTGTGTGAAATCGAGAACCCTCAAGACCTTCCCAACttggagttcccctttaatgtGAGAAAAGGTCGCCCTCTTCTGGTAGCCGTGAAGATACTGCGCCCGGATGCCTCCAAGAATGCCAG GAACGACTTCCTGAAAGAGGTGAAGATCCTGTCTCGCCTAAAGGACCTGAACATTATCCATCTGctaggagtgtgtgtgagcagtgATCCCCTCTGTATGGTCACGGAGTACATGGAATGTGGAGATTTGAACCAGTATCTGTCCCACAGAGTGCTTCTGGACAAAACAGGGCCTTCACACAACACTCCAACCATCAG TTACCCGGCACTCATCTCCATGGCCAGCCAGATTGCATCAGGCATGAAGTTCCTCTCTTCCCTTAACTTTGTGCACCGGGATCTGGCCACACGTAACTGTCTGGTTGGGGGTGAGAGGGGTGAGAGTGGAGAGGATCAGGGCGGTGAGCGTCACATCAAGATTGCTGACTTTGGCATGAGCAGGAACTTGTATGCTGGAGACTACTACAGGATCCAGGGCAGAGCTGTGCTGCCAATACGCTGGATGGCCTGGGAGTGTATACTCATG GGTAAGTTCACCACGGCCAGCGATGTGTGGGCGTTTGGGGTCACTCTGTGGGAGATGCTAAGCGTTTGTCAGGAGCAGCCGTACTCCAACCTCACAGATGAACAAGTCATCGACAACGCTGGGGAGTTCTTCagagaccagggcagacag gTGTATCTGAGCAGGCCGGCTGTGTGTCCTCAGGGTCTCTACGAGCTCATGTTGAGCTGCTGGTACAGAGACTGCAAGCTCCGCCCGCCCTTCGACGACATCCACTCCTTTCTTACCGAGGACGCCATGAACATGGTGTAA